From a region of the Halorubrum sp. BV1 genome:
- a CDS encoding class I SAM-dependent DNA methyltransferase yields MPLSLDDLESHLFKCADIIRDAVDPTDYKEFILPLVYYKSISDEFEKQYAENLDEYGEDFARREKLYNIPVVPEGYLWEDIRAVNDNIDQALNEAFDALTEANPELTGVFRADYIDADALDDDRLGRLVEHLSKYDLDRDSIPPDMLGEAYMDLVRHFAEEEGKSGGQFFTPPHIVNLCVRLVDAFEDGMTFHDPTVGSGGMLIEAARYYREEQGGDPTKLTFTGQEVNPDIAAIAKMNLSIHGLDGEIQREDSLSNPAFMNDEENELTRFDRVLANFPFSADWAKDDLQDDPYGRFDWHEKLPRADRGDYAFIMHMANQLKRPERDEAGGKAAIVIPHGVLFRKHESRYRKPMLENDMVEAIVGLPGNLFQNNSIPSAVLVLNTDKPAEREDAVQFIHAADEDFYEELSNQNELTEDGLDHIVGNFREWTTEERVSRTVSLDEIRENDYNLNIALYVDTTEPEEDIDVGEELAKLRELQAERDEIEATMSDHMEALNYE; encoded by the coding sequence ATGCCACTCTCCTTGGACGACCTCGAATCCCATCTCTTCAAATGTGCCGACATTATTCGAGACGCCGTCGACCCCACCGACTACAAGGAGTTCATCCTCCCGCTCGTCTACTACAAGTCGATCTCCGACGAGTTCGAGAAGCAGTACGCCGAGAACCTCGATGAGTACGGCGAGGATTTCGCACGCCGAGAGAAACTGTACAACATTCCTGTCGTCCCTGAAGGCTACCTGTGGGAGGACATTCGCGCAGTCAACGACAACATCGACCAAGCGCTGAACGAGGCATTCGACGCGCTCACCGAAGCGAACCCGGAGCTGACCGGCGTGTTTCGCGCCGACTACATCGACGCCGACGCCTTGGACGACGACCGGCTCGGTCGGCTGGTCGAACACCTCTCGAAGTACGACCTTGACCGGGACAGTATCCCACCGGATATGCTCGGCGAGGCGTACATGGACTTAGTGCGTCACTTCGCGGAGGAGGAGGGCAAGTCCGGTGGACAGTTCTTCACGCCCCCGCACATCGTCAACCTCTGCGTCCGGCTCGTGGACGCGTTCGAGGACGGAATGACGTTCCACGACCCGACGGTCGGATCGGGGGGGATGCTCATCGAGGCGGCTCGGTACTATCGCGAGGAGCAGGGCGGTGACCCGACGAAGCTGACCTTCACCGGACAGGAGGTGAATCCCGATATTGCCGCGATTGCGAAGATGAACCTCTCTATCCACGGCCTCGATGGAGAGATTCAGCGTGAGGACTCGCTCTCAAATCCCGCCTTCATGAACGACGAGGAGAACGAACTCACGCGTTTCGACCGCGTCCTCGCGAACTTCCCGTTCTCGGCAGATTGGGCGAAAGACGACCTCCAAGACGACCCGTATGGGCGCTTCGACTGGCACGAGAAACTCCCGCGTGCCGATCGGGGCGATTACGCGTTCATCATGCACATGGCGAACCAACTCAAGCGTCCCGAGCGCGACGAGGCCGGGGGGAAGGCCGCCATCGTTATTCCGCACGGTGTGCTGTTCCGCAAGCACGAGTCGCGGTATCGGAAGCCGATGCTGGAGAACGATATGGTGGAGGCCATCGTCGGGCTTCCCGGGAATCTGTTCCAGAACAACTCGATTCCCTCCGCGGTTCTGGTGTTGAACACGGACAAGCCCGCCGAGCGCGAGGACGCTGTGCAGTTCATTCACGCCGCAGACGAGGACTTCTACGAGGAGCTATCGAACCAGAACGAACTCACGGAGGACGGCCTCGACCACATCGTTGGGAACTTCCGCGAGTGGACGACCGAGGAGCGCGTGAGCCGCACGGTGTCGCTCGATGAGATTCGAGAGAACGACTACAACCTCAACATCGCGCTGTACGTGGATACGACTGAGCCGGAGGAGGATATTGACGTCGGGGAGGAACTGGCGAAACTGCGCGAATTGCAGGCCGAGCGTGATGAGATCGAGGCGACGATGAGCGATCATATGGAGGCGTTAAACTATGAGTGA